A section of the Alligator mississippiensis isolate rAllMis1 chromosome 8, rAllMis1, whole genome shotgun sequence genome encodes:
- the PGK1 gene encoding phosphoglycerate kinase 1 produces the protein MSLSTKLTLDRVDVKGKRVIMRVDFNVPMKDNKITNNQRIKAAVPSIKHCLDHGAKSVVLMSHLGRPDGVPMPEKFSLAPVAVELKSLMGREILFLKDCVGPEVEKACADPPAGSIILLENLRFHVEEEGKGKDASGNKIKADSAKVEAFRASLSKLGDVYINDAFGTAHRAHSSMVGVNLSQKAAGFLMKKELDYFAKALESPERPFLAILGGAKVKDKIQLINNMLDKVNEMIIGGGMAFTFLKVLNNMEIGNSLFDEEGSKIVKDLMAKAEKNGVKITLPVDFITADKFDEHAQTGEATVASGIPAGWMGLDCGPESNKKFVEVVGRAKQIVWNGPVGVFEWEKFAKGTKALMDKVVEVTGKGCITIIGGGDTATCCAKWNTEDKVSHVSTGGGASLELLEGKVLPGVDALSNV, from the exons atgtCTCTCTCCACCAAACTCACGCTGGACCGGGTGGACGTGAAGGGCAAGCGGGTCATTATGAG GGTTGATTTCAATGTTCCAATGAAGGACAACAAAATAACCAACAACCAAAG AATCAAGGCAGCTGTCCCTAGCATCAAGCACTGCTTGGATCATGGAGCCAAGTCTGTGGTTTTGATGAGTCATTTGGGCCGGCCTGATGgagtccctatgcctgaaaagTTTTCCTTAGCCCCAGTGGCTGTGGAACTTAAATCACTAATGGGCAG GGAGATCTTGTTCCTGAAAGACTGTGTGGGTCCAGAAGTGGAGAAGGCTTGTGCTGATCCTCCAGCTGGCTCCATCATCCTCCTGGAAAACCTCCGATTCCATGTAGaagaagaagggaaagggaaggatgcGTCGGGGAACAAG ATCAAGGCTGATTCAGCAAAGGTGGAGGCTTTCAGAGCATCACTTTCTAAACTGGGAGATGTTTACATCAACGATGCTTTTGGAACTGCACACCGAGCTCACAG TTCCATGGTTGGTGTCAATCTGTCACAGAAAGCTGCTGGCTTCCTGATGAAGAAAGAGCTGGATTATTTTGCTAAGGCTCTGGAGAGTCCAGAGAGGCCCTTCCTGGCAATTCTTGGAGG AGCTAAAGTTAAGGATAAGATTCAGCTAATCAACAACATGCTGGATAAAGTCAATGAGATGATAATTGGTGGTGGAATGGCCTTCACCTTCCTCAAAGTGCTTAACAACATGGAG ATTGGCAACTCACTGTTTGATGAAGAGGGATCAAAGATTGTCAAGGACCTGATGGCAAAAGCAGAGAAGAATGGCGTGAAGATCACTCTACCTGTTGACTTCATCACTGCTGACAAATTTGATGAGCACGCGCAGACTGGAGAAGCCACTGTGGCCTCTGGGATCCCTGCTGGCTGGATG GGCCTGGACTGTGGTCCTGAAAGTAATAAGAAGTTTGTAGAAGTTGTAGGCAGGGCCAAGCAAATTGTGTGGAATGGTCCGGTTGGTGTGTTTGAGTGGGAGAAGTTTGCCAAAGGCACCAAAGCTCTGATGGATAAAGTTGTGGAAGTTACTGGCAAGGGTTGCATCACCATTATTG GTGGTGGAGACACTGCTACTTGCTGTGCGAAGTGGAACACTGAGGATAAGGTCAGCCACGTCAGCACTGGAGGCGGTGCCAGCTTGGAACTGCTGGAAG GTAAAGTTCTTCCTGGTGTGGATGCTCTGAGCAACGTGTAA